A stretch of DNA from Calditrichota bacterium:
CGGTTAAAATTTTCCTCTTTCGCCGCCTGCTTACCAATTCCCAATTTAATGGCAATAATTTCAGCCTGCGCCTCTTCGGCGAGATTCGAATTGGGCTTGATTTTCTCGGCTGTTTTCAAAGCAGACAACGCCTGATCGTTTTTGCTCATTGCGCGGTAACTTTTCCCCAAAATCAAAAACGCATCCGCGTTGGAAGAATCTTTTTCAATGGCGCGCAGACATTCAGTAATCGCTGCCTGATAGTTTTTTTGATCGTAAAACTGTTGCGCCTGCTTCATACCCGCGCAAGAAGCCAATATCAAGACAAAGACATAAATGACAAATCGCTTCATATTTTCACCGTTTAGCTCAATTTTCTTTCGATATTTTTTAATTCATTCAGAACATCTTTAAAATTATCAAATTCATGAAAAGACATCCCATTTTCAAAACAGTAATTTTTCAAATCATCTTTGGCAAACAGGACATCTGCTTCGGGCACTGCGCAGCGATCCGAATAGCCGTCGCCCACGTAAACGATCAACTCGCCATCTTCCCGATGCTCACGAATTTGGTAACCTTTGCAATTACCGCACACCAGACAACCTTTTTCGTAGTAAGGAAATTCTACACGCATTTTATTTTCGGCGATGAAAGTCAACTCATTGGCGATCACCTCGATGTCGCCGAGCCCTTCTTTTGCCAGGATTCTTTTGATGTACAAATCCAGCCCATCACTCAACACAGTAACGGGATAATTCTTTTGACGACAGTGATTGAAAAAAATTTTGAAATACGGATCGATTTTCTGCGCGTCGCTGAAACGGAACAATTCCTCTTTCGTAATGCGCGTATTCTCGCAGCCCAGCGTAAAAACTTCCCGCGAGCTGATTTTTCCGTCCTTCCAATCCTGCACGATTTTGTCCCAGTCCGCGTCAGCGTATTTCTGAAACAGCGCATCGCCGACATCGGTCATCGAAATCGTACCGTCAAAATCGACAAAAATTTTGATTTTTTTCTTTTTCATTTACTTTCTGAAATCCTTATTTGGATAATTTCCAAATGTACCAGAGACGCATCCGCCTGCGACGTGATCCCAATTTCCAGACTCCAAATAAATTCCAGCCCAAAAATTACAATCTCAAAACTAATTTTAGCACGAGACACAGTAGCTAAATGCTAAATGCCAGAC
This window harbors:
- a CDS encoding MtnX-like HAD-IB family phosphatase — translated: MKKKKIKIFVDFDGTISMTDVGDALFQKYADADWDKIVQDWKDGKISSREVFTLGCENTRITKEELFRFSDAQKIDPYFKIFFNHCRQKNYPVTVLSDGLDLYIKRILAKEGLGDIEVIANELTFIAENKMRVEFPYYEKGCLVCGNCKGYQIREHREDGELIVYVGDGYSDRCAVPEADVLFAKDDLKNYCFENGMSFHEFDNFKDVLNELKNIERKLS